Proteins encoded in a region of the Psychromicrobium lacuslunae genome:
- a CDS encoding ABC transporter substrate-binding protein, with product MKKRLTRVQRRVPSGLIALTLSLIAVSTLVACGVTDPVSAVSPAASGAQINTGPEQNRIRAQLDPAAAKLVPAAVKNRGSLVVATTGSTPPLSFHATDDRTVIGSEVDLAQLVADKLGLSLNVQLTSWESWPLKTQSGDYDAVFSNVGINAERKKLFDFAPYRAAFMGFLATTKSNLQINSAEDISGLKVAVGSGTNQEKILLAWNAQLEKEAKKPAELVNFSSASDTLLSLQAGRLDVSLQPYPSAVYQQSTSSALKIVGQINAGWPSETLVAATTAKNNGLVDALSAAINSAIKDGSYRQVLQRWGLSNEAIPSSTVVR from the coding sequence ATGAAAAAACGACTCACTCGAGTTCAGCGACGAGTTCCCTCAGGCCTTATCGCGTTAACGTTGTCACTGATTGCGGTATCGACGTTGGTGGCTTGCGGAGTAACCGACCCGGTCAGCGCCGTTTCACCGGCTGCTTCCGGTGCACAGATTAATACCGGTCCGGAACAAAACCGAATCCGTGCTCAGCTTGATCCTGCGGCGGCCAAACTTGTGCCCGCTGCCGTTAAAAATCGGGGCAGCTTGGTGGTCGCTACCACCGGATCGACCCCGCCGCTGAGCTTCCACGCCACCGACGATCGGACAGTGATTGGATCGGAAGTGGATCTGGCTCAGCTGGTCGCCGACAAACTCGGACTCTCCCTGAACGTCCAGCTGACTTCCTGGGAGAGTTGGCCACTGAAAACTCAGTCCGGTGACTATGATGCGGTGTTCTCAAACGTCGGTATTAATGCTGAACGTAAGAAACTCTTTGATTTCGCACCGTACCGGGCGGCCTTTATGGGGTTCTTGGCCACCACGAAGTCGAACCTTCAGATTAACTCGGCCGAGGATATTTCCGGGCTGAAGGTGGCGGTTGGAAGCGGTACCAATCAGGAGAAAATTCTGCTGGCTTGGAACGCGCAACTAGAAAAAGAAGCTAAGAAACCAGCGGAGTTGGTGAACTTCAGTAGCGCTAGTGACACTTTGCTCAGCCTACAAGCCGGACGTCTCGACGTCTCGCTGCAGCCCTATCCAAGTGCGGTTTATCAGCAAAGCACCAGCAGTGCTCTGAAAATTGTGGGTCAAATCAATGCTGGCTGGCCCAGTGAGACCCTGGTGGCAGCCACCACAGCGAAAAACAACGGACTCGTCGACGCCTTGAGCGCCGCCATTAACTCAGCCATCAAAGACGGCAGTTACCGCCAGGTCTTACAGAGGTGGGGGCTCAGCAATGAGGCCATTCCCAGTTCGACCGTGGTGCGCTGA
- a CDS encoding ABC transporter substrate-binding protein, which yields MKKKILTTAVFAVALLAPLLTACADPGTGAQSASSGAPEITANPVSEAEKAAPLRSKLNQQAHDLLPAAIKERGTLVVGNAPFTAPLSFYAEGNKNIVGSDPALAQLLADALGLKLDLQATSWANWPLGVRSGKYDAVISNVTVTEERKELFDFSTYRNDTLGFYARSDSKLGEIKGAADVAGKKIIVGSGTNQEKILLSWDAQNKAKGLAPIEFQYYDDDSASELALQSGRADLTFGPNATGAYKAAVAGKTKLLGLVPGGWPLSAEIAVTSKKGSGLVEATTAAINGLIKDGSYQKVLERWGLSSEAISASRTNPPGLPKS from the coding sequence ATGAAAAAGAAGATTCTCACTACCGCGGTCTTCGCCGTGGCACTGCTCGCTCCCTTACTCACCGCTTGCGCTGACCCCGGTACTGGGGCACAGTCAGCTAGCAGCGGGGCTCCAGAGATTACGGCTAATCCGGTCAGTGAGGCGGAGAAGGCCGCGCCGCTGCGAAGCAAGCTCAATCAGCAAGCCCACGACCTGCTACCGGCAGCAATCAAGGAACGTGGCACTTTGGTGGTCGGCAATGCCCCGTTTACCGCGCCGCTGTCCTTTTATGCCGAGGGCAATAAGAACATAGTGGGCTCGGACCCTGCCCTAGCCCAACTACTGGCGGACGCCTTGGGGCTCAAGCTAGATTTGCAAGCCACCAGCTGGGCCAACTGGCCGCTCGGGGTGCGTTCGGGCAAATACGACGCGGTTATCTCAAATGTCACGGTGACCGAGGAACGTAAGGAACTCTTTGATTTCTCCACCTACCGCAATGACACTCTGGGTTTCTACGCTCGTTCGGACAGCAAGCTGGGTGAAATCAAAGGGGCGGCCGATGTGGCGGGAAAGAAGATCATCGTCGGTAGCGGCACCAACCAAGAGAAGATCCTGCTGAGCTGGGACGCGCAGAATAAAGCGAAAGGCCTGGCTCCCATTGAGTTTCAGTACTACGACGACGATTCCGCCAGCGAGCTAGCTTTGCAATCCGGGCGAGCAGATCTCACGTTCGGACCTAACGCCACCGGTGCCTATAAGGCGGCGGTAGCGGGAAAGACGAAACTTCTCGGCCTAGTGCCAGGCGGCTGGCCGCTAAGTGCTGAGATCGCGGTGACCAGTAAGAAAGGCTCGGGACTGGTCGAAGCCACCACGGCTGCGATAAATGGCTTAATCAAGGATGGAAGCTATCAGAAGGTGCTGGAACGCTGGGGACTCAGCAGCGAAGCCATCAGTGCATCACGGACTAACCCGCCGGGGCTGCCGAAATCTTAA